The Clostridium sporogenes region TTTGCTTTTATACTATATTATAAAGAGAGTATTTGTAATCTTACAAATATATAAATTTAGTTTTCATATAAAATTTATCTATATTTCGGAGGAATTATAATGAGCGGTTTACAAGACAATTGCTATCAGGTTATAAAAGTATTTAATAATAACGTCTTACTGGTACATAAAAATAAAGAAGAAAAAATTCTTTTTAGCAAAGGTATTGGTTTTGGAAAACATCCTGGCGATAGTATACCTTTCGATATAAAAATTGATAAAATATTTACTATACAAAATGAAAATAATTTTAATAACTTTAAATTTTTAATGTCAAATGTAGACAGTAATATTATAGGTTTATGTGAAGAAGTGATATCAATGATTTCTGATGAACTAAAGGAACCTTTAAATGAAAAAATACATGTATCTTTAACTGATCATATATCTTATACCATAAAAAGACTTATAGAAAATAACTCTATAGAAAATCCCTTTTTAGTAGAAACAGAAACTCTATACAAAAAAGAATTTGCTATAGCAAAAAAAGCAGTAAGACTGTTAGAAGATAGACTAAATTTAGTTATTCCTGATGAAGAAGCAGGTTTTATCACTTTACACATTCACTCTGCAAGGAACGAAGGGAAACTATCTAATACCATAAAATACGCTTTTCTTTCTAGCACTATCATAGAGTTCCTTGAAGACGAACTTAACATAGAAATAAATAAAAGTTCCTTAGACTACGCCCGATTTTTAACTCACATAAGATTTGCAATAGAAAGAATTTTAAATAATACACCAATAAAAAATGAACTTTTAACTGCTATAAAAAATCAATATAAAATTTCATATAAATTGGCTAAAAAGGTAAGTAAAATAATAGAAAATGAACTTTCCGTAAATGTGTCCAAAGAAGAAATAGCCTACATTGCTATTCACATAGAAAAATTCAGAAGTTCTCCTACTAAAAATTAAGTATCTAATTAATGGATTACTACAAAACTTAATTTTTAAGATATTCTTCATTTCATATAATTTGAAAAATCTTTAATATAGAAACAGTAATAAAATTATTGTTGCACTAAACGGCGTAATACTAATATCCATAAATTATACTAGTATTACGCCTTAATAGATATAAATTTAGTTTTATCATTATAAACAAGTTTGCAAATTATAGCTTTACTAAATTACTTAGGAGTACAGGTAAGCAAAATATCCTTTCCAGGCTTAGCATTAAAACCTGTTTTATATTGTATATTTTTAACATTATCAGGATTTGTTATTAAAACAGGTGTAATCAAAGAATACCCTTCAGCTTTAATAAACTCCCTATCTATCCTGATAATAGGGTCTCCTGTTTTAACTTTATCACCTTCCTGTAATAATCTTTCAAAACCTTTTCCTTCTAATTTAACAGTGTCAATACCAATATGGACTAGAAGCTCTGTTCCATCTTCTAAAGTAATACCAAAAGCATGATTAGTTTTAAATATTAAAGAAATTACTCCATTTGCTGGAGCAACAATAGTATTATCTTCACATTCAATAGCAACACCATCTCCTGCTAATTTACTTGCAAATACTTCATCTGGTACTTCTGATAATTCTAATACTCTCCCTAAAACTGGAGCAACAATCTTGTTTTCTCTCTTAAAAAAACTAAACATTTTTAAAACCTCCTAAATATAGATAATACAAATATTACTTACATTTTTATAAAAATTCAAATAAAAAAAGGCATAAGTTATCTCTAACTTATGCCTGATTCAACAGTTACACGTTTAATACTTATATCAGTATATAATCTAAATCCATTGATGTCAATATATTATAAAAATTTAATTAAGTATAATATATTGACATTTTTATTTTTATAGCTTATACTTAATTTATCGGCGTGCAACCAACGTTGGGCAAGAGCTGAAAAGGTTATCTATACCTTTTCGGCTTTTTTTATTACAATTTTTTAACTAAATTCATATTTATCCGATGACTACCCTCTCTAATACTCCCATCTTCTTAAAAATGGGAGTAAAGAGCGGCTATGTCCCTGGATAACGATTTCCCCTAAAGGATAACGACTTCTAATGAGTAAAACTCCTAAGAAGTCTGTTAATAAGCTTTAGTGGGAGTAGAAACTCCCTCTGAAGCCAAGAACTCTGTTTATAAGTATATTTATTTTAAGAAATGCATCTGCAGAGTTAATTTTAAGAATTTTCCTTCAATTTCTATTCTTTTGCAATACTTTTACTTAATAATAAATAAATTCTTAAGTTAATTAAAGATGCATTCTACTAAAAATATCTATACAAGTTAAATGGAAATATATTATTAAACGTATATTAGGAGGTATAAACATGGCAAAAAACAGTAAAATTTTATCAAAAGTTCAAAAGTTAGGTAAGTCTCTTATGACTCCTATAGCTGTATTGCCAGCAGCTGCCCTACTTCTTAGACTAGGACAGCCTGATATTTGGAGTTGGGTTGGTTCTTTACCAAGCGGTATTCCTTGGATGTCTTCAGCTGGATCTGCTATTTTTGATAACTTATCCCTTATTTTTGCTATAGGTATAGCTGTAGGATTAGCAGAGGAAAATAATGGTGTAGCTGCAATTTCCGCTACTGTTGGCTACCTTGTGCTAACAAATGTTTCTTTAAAATTTGATGATACCATTAATATGGGAGTTTTATCCGGCATAATTGTAGGTATATTATCTGCATCACTTTATAATAAGTATAAAAATATTAAACTTCCAGATTATCTAGGTTTCTTTGGAGGAAAACGTTTTGTTCCAATTATAACTTCTTTATACTCTTTAATTTTAGGTATTATATCAGGATTTGTGTGGCCTCCGATTCAAAATGTTATAAATAATTTTGGTAATGCAGTTGCAGGAGCAGGTGCAATTGGAGCATTTTTCTTTGGATTATTTAATAGACTTTTGATTCCAACTGGATTACACCATATTATGAATACAATATTTTGGTTCCAATTTGGTACATTTAAAAATTCAGCAGGTAAAATTGCTAATGGAGATTTAAATAGGTTTTTCGCTGGGGATCCTACTGCAGGAACTTATATGACTGGATTCTTTGTAATAATGATGTTTGCTCTTCCTGCAGCCTGTTTTGCTATGGTCAAAGCTGCTAGGGAAGAAAATAAAAAAGCAGTTTCAGGTATGCTTTTAGGTTTAGCATTTACTGCATTCCTTACAGGAGTTACTGAACCAATAGAATTTACATTTATGTTTATTTCTCCTGTTCTCTATGCAATACATGCTTTGTTAACTGGTATATCTTTAGCCCTTACATCAGCTTTAGGAATAAAATGCGGATTTGGATTTTCTGCCAGCCTTATAGATTATGGTCTTAATTTTGGTATATCAACTAAGCCACTATTTATAATTCCCATAGGTTTAATATTTGCAGCAATATACTACTTTTTATTCTTATTCTTTATAAAAAAATTCAATTTACCTACACCAGGAAGGGAATTAAATTCAGAAGTTAATACAAATATCAATGTTGATACACCTAAAAAAAGTGGACATTCTAAATTGGAGGATAAAGCTAAAGAAATTCTTAAAGCTATCGGTAATTCTGAAAACATTGATTCTATAGATGCTTGTGTAACTAGAATACGTCTTGTTGTTTTTGACGGAAGTAAGATAGATGAAGCTAAACTAAAAAAACTAGGAGCTAATGGAATTATGAAACTTGATGAAAAAAATATTCAAATAGTAGTTGGTACTATTGCTGATCCTTTAGTATCTCAAATGAAACTATTAATGAAAAAATAAATTGCTTTATAACTTAAACTATATTCCTTATATAACTTAAAAGCCTACAAATATATGAATATTTATATTTGTAGGCTTTTATTTATAATTATTTATTACTTAAAATACTGTCATAAATTACTTTATAGCTTAATTTTATATAATACTTTGGTTTTTTATTATTCCAATCTATATATATTTACCTAAGATATATCTTTTCAAATAGTTTTTTGTTTTACCCCTAAATATTATAATAAATACATATGAATCTATAAATTCAAACAAGTCTTCAACCTGCATCTTAAAATTTTAGCAATATGCATAACAAGTTTTAGGAAAGGATTATATTTTCCGTTTTCAAGATGCACAATAGTTTCCCCTCTAACTCTTATTAAATCAGCTAATTCCCTTTGCTTCATATTTGTCTTTTCTCTGAACTCTTTTAAATTGGTTTTTAAAAGAGCCATCTTACAAAAATGTATCTTTTCCAACTTATCCCATTGAATTCAAAATTAGCTTTTTTATAATAGAGCAATATAAATTAAAATAATCCTTTTTTCGTTATTTTAAATCCCCATATGAGTAGATAATATATACTAATTTTTTATACAATCGATACAGATACTCATTATTAAATCCCTTGGAGGATATATCCATTGATATTAAAGGAGGTAGATAAAAATATGATCAATTAATCACAAAATTATTAGTACTCACTATCATAAAAAATAATTTTAAAAAAGGAAGGATATATATGAATAAAAATCGCGAAGAATTAATTAATGGTAATATGCTTACATTGCTTTTAAAACTTTCTATTCCAGGCATTATAGGAATGCTAGTCATAGGATTATATAATTTATGTGATGCCATTTTTGTTGGAAAGCTAGTAGGAGAAACTGCCTTGGCTGCTGTAAGTATATCCTCTCCATTTACTTTTATAAACAATTGTATTGCTGTACTTATAGGTGTTGGTTCATCTTCAATTTTATCTCGAGCTATTGGATCAAAAAATGATAAAATTATTAATGAAATTTTAGGAAATTTAATACTGTCTGTATTGGTATTATCATTGGCTGTAACTATATTAGGATGCTTATTTTCAGA contains the following coding sequences:
- a CDS encoding PTS sugar transporter subunit IIA, with the protein product MFSFFKRENKIVAPVLGRVLELSEVPDEVFASKLAGDGVAIECEDNTIVAPANGVISLIFKTNHAFGITLEDGTELLVHIGIDTVKLEGKGFERLLQEGDKVKTGDPIIRIDREFIKAEGYSLITPVLITNPDNVKNIQYKTGFNAKPGKDILLTCTPK
- the glcT gene encoding glucose PTS transporter transcription antiterminator GlcT, which encodes MSGLQDNCYQVIKVFNNNVLLVHKNKEEKILFSKGIGFGKHPGDSIPFDIKIDKIFTIQNENNFNNFKFLMSNVDSNIIGLCEEVISMISDELKEPLNEKIHVSLTDHISYTIKRLIENNSIENPFLVETETLYKKEFAIAKKAVRLLEDRLNLVIPDEEAGFITLHIHSARNEGKLSNTIKYAFLSSTIIEFLEDELNIEINKSSLDYARFLTHIRFAIERILNNTPIKNELLTAIKNQYKISYKLAKKVSKIIENELSVNVSKEEIAYIAIHIEKFRSSPTKN
- the nagE gene encoding N-acetylglucosamine-specific PTS transporter subunit IIBC codes for the protein MAKNSKILSKVQKLGKSLMTPIAVLPAAALLLRLGQPDIWSWVGSLPSGIPWMSSAGSAIFDNLSLIFAIGIAVGLAEENNGVAAISATVGYLVLTNVSLKFDDTINMGVLSGIIVGILSASLYNKYKNIKLPDYLGFFGGKRFVPIITSLYSLILGIISGFVWPPIQNVINNFGNAVAGAGAIGAFFFGLFNRLLIPTGLHHIMNTIFWFQFGTFKNSAGKIANGDLNRFFAGDPTAGTYMTGFFVIMMFALPAACFAMVKAAREENKKAVSGMLLGLAFTAFLTGVTEPIEFTFMFISPVLYAIHALLTGISLALTSALGIKCGFGFSASLIDYGLNFGISTKPLFIIPIGLIFAAIYYFLFLFFIKKFNLPTPGRELNSEVNTNINVDTPKKSGHSKLEDKAKEILKAIGNSENIDSIDACVTRIRLVVFDGSKIDEAKLKKLGANGIMKLDEKNIQIVVGTIADPLVSQMKLLMKK